A genomic window from Rubrobacter aplysinae includes:
- a CDS encoding XRE family transcriptional regulator encodes MGVEERLRKSRERVSLNQGQAARAVGVPRELVSMWEGGSRNPNVKQVENLASLYGVSAEYLLGQAELEEGHEKQVIFRGLEESPEAMVKIRRWLDFLDDWAELLEDLGMEDRLTGPGKPRRALDEGYVTDARRAPKLAARAREEYGLGRDAIPSLYAFLDNEGILVYRASLGPLGLDGGGISGAFFNHPRLGYCILVNEDTTLGRQAFTLAHEFAHALHHYPSGGIVCRRVESGAPEERFANAFAAHFLVPGKELRGMVAHGGGEVDAYEALRLASYFRVSYATLLNRLREERLIERERFEDLSGYSPRRMAQRHGLDSGVFEVPEPDALHFERYPISVVEVVVEALEGDELTVAQAADVLDVGVDVLQEYVRWIVSPPEADEEERREFEELPF; translated from the coding sequence GTGGGCGTTGAGGAGCGACTCAGAAAGAGCAGGGAGCGGGTGTCTCTTAACCAGGGACAGGCGGCTCGCGCCGTGGGTGTTCCCAGGGAGCTTGTCTCCATGTGGGAGGGTGGTAGCCGCAACCCGAACGTCAAGCAGGTCGAGAACCTGGCGAGCCTCTATGGGGTGAGTGCGGAGTACCTGCTGGGGCAGGCGGAGCTCGAGGAGGGCCACGAGAAGCAGGTGATTTTCAGGGGCTTGGAGGAGAGCCCGGAGGCCATGGTGAAGATAAGGCGGTGGCTGGACTTCCTCGACGACTGGGCCGAGCTTCTAGAGGACCTCGGCATGGAGGATAGGCTCACCGGCCCCGGCAAGCCGCGTCGCGCGTTGGACGAAGGCTACGTCACCGACGCCCGCAGGGCGCCGAAGTTGGCAGCGAGGGCGCGCGAGGAGTACGGGCTAGGGCGGGACGCGATTCCCAGCCTCTATGCCTTCTTGGACAATGAGGGGATACTGGTGTACCGGGCTTCGCTTGGGCCGTTGGGCTTGGATGGCGGCGGTATCTCTGGGGCATTCTTCAACCATCCGAGGCTCGGCTACTGCATCTTGGTCAACGAGGATACTACCCTGGGCCGCCAGGCCTTTACCCTGGCTCACGAGTTCGCCCACGCCCTGCACCACTATCCTTCGGGCGGGATAGTCTGCCGTCGGGTAGAGTCCGGAGCGCCGGAGGAGAGGTTCGCGAACGCCTTCGCGGCGCATTTCCTGGTTCCCGGGAAGGAGCTCCGTGGGATGGTCGCTCATGGTGGCGGGGAGGTGGACGCCTATGAGGCGCTGCGTCTGGCCTCCTACTTCCGGGTCAGCTATGCGACCCTGCTCAACCGCCTCAGGGAGGAGAGGCTGATCGAACGGGAGAGGTTCGAGGATCTCAGCGGTTACAGCCCCCGGCGAATGGCCCAGCGGCACGGGCTCGATTCGGGGGTCTTCGAGGTGCCCGAGCCGGACGCCTTGCACTTCGAGCGCTACCCGATCTCCGTGGTTGAGGTCGTGGTCGAGGCCTTAGAAGGGGACGAGCTGACCGTGGCGCAGGCGGCGGATGTGCTTGACGTCGGCGTGGACGTGCTGCAGGAGTACGTCCGCTGGATCGTCTCTCCCCCGGAGGCCGACGAGGAGGAGCGCCGCGAGTTCGAAGAGTTGCCCTTCTGA